The genomic DNA GCACCGGCCCGCACGGGATGCTCATCGGCGCCACCGGCTCGGGCAAGAGCGAACTGCTGCGCACCCTGGTGCTGGCCCTGGCGCTCACCAATTCCTCGGAGACGCTGAACTTCGTCCTGGTCGACTTCAAGGGCGGCGCGACCTTTCTGGGCCTGGACGAACTCCCGCACACCTCGGCGGTGATCACCAACCTGGCGGACGAGGTGGAACTGGTCGCCCGTATGCAGGACGCGCTGCACGGCGAGCTGATTCGCCGGCAGGAGCTGCTGCGGTCCGCGGGCAACTACAGCTCGGCACTGGAGTACGAGAAGGCGCGAACGGACGGGGCCCCGCTGACCCCGCTGCCCAGCCTGTTCGTGGTGGTCGACGAGTTCAGTGAACTGCTCGCTTCGCACCGCGAGTTCATGGAGCTGTTCGTGATGATCGGACGGCTCGGTCGCAGCCTCGGGGTGCACCTGCTGCTCGCCTCGCAGCGCCTGGACGAGGGCCGGATGCACCAGCTGGAGTCACATCTGTCGTACCGGATCGGTCTGCGGACCTTCTCGGCGATGGAGAGCCGCGGCGTGCTGGGCGTACCGGACGCCTATGAACTGCCGCCGACACCGGGCAGCGGTTTCATCAAGACGGGCGTGGAGGCGCTGACCCGGTTCCGCGCCGCGTACGTCTCCGGGCCCTACCGGCGGCGCAGCGGCTCGGAGCACCAGGCGCGGGTGGCGAGCCAGGTGGTGCCGTGGACATCCGCCTGGGTGGTGCCCCGGCAGATCCCCGAACTGCCGCCCGAGGAGGTCGAGCCCGAAAGGCCGGAGGAAGAGAGCCAGTCGCTGCTGGCGGTCGCCGTGGAACGGATGCGGGACGCCGGGCCGCCCGCCCACCAGGTGTGGCTGCCGCCACTGACCGAACCGTCCGCCCTGGATGAGACGCTGGGCCCACTGGCTCCGCACCCCGAGTACGGGCTGACCAACATGGAGCTGCGCGGACAGCTCAAGGCACCGGTGGGCATCGTGGACCGGCCTTTCGATCAGCGCCGCGACCCGCTGATCGTGGACCTGTCGGCCGCCGGGGGCCACGCGGGCATCGCGGGCGGCCCGCAGAGCGGCAAGTCCACGCTGCTGCGCACCCTGATCAGTGCGCTGGCCCTCACCCACACACCGCGCGAGGTGCAGTTCTACTGTCTGGACTTCGGCGGCGGCACACTGGCCGCGCTGGCCGGGCTGCCGCATGTCGGCGGAGTGGCCGCGCGAATGGACAAGGAGCGGGTGGGCCGGGTCATGGCCGAGGTCACCGCGGTTCTGGCGCACCGCGAGCGGTTCTTCCTCGAACAGGGCATCGACTCGATGCCGACCTACCGGCGGAGACGGGCGGCCGGGGAGTTCCCCGACGAGGCGCACGGCGACGTGTTCCTGGCCGTCGACGGCTGGTCCACGGTCCGCCAGGACTACGACCAGTACCTCAGCACCTTCAACGCGCTGGCCGCCCGGGGCCTGAACTACGGCATCCACCTGCTGATCACCACCTCCCGCTGGGTGGAGCTGACCGCGGCGGTGCGCGACCAGACGGGGACCCGGCTGGAGCTGCGGATGGGCGATCCGATGGACTCCATGATCGACGTCCGCAAGGCGGCCACGGTGCCGCGGGTACCGGGCCGGGGCCTGACCCGCGACTCCAAACTGCACTACCTGGCGGCGCTGCCCCGGGTGGACGGGCGCGCCGGCGCCGGAGACCTCTCCGACGGCGTGGCCGACCTGGTGGCCCGGGTGAGCGAACACTGGCCCGGTCCGCCGGCGCCGCCGGTGCGGATGCTGCCCACGCTGTTGCCCGCCTCCGAACTGCCTCCCGCCGGGGACGACGCCCTGCGGATCCCGCTGGGCGTCGAGGAGGAGACCATGGGCACGCTGTGGCACGACTTCTCGGCGACCCCGCACCTGATCGTCGTCGGGGACACCGAGAGCGGCAAGACCAACCTGCTGCGGCTGGCCGCGAAGGCGATCACCGAGCGCTACACCCCCGCCGAGGCACGGATCATGGTGGTCGACTACCGGCGCGAGCTGGTGGAGGCCGTGCCGGACGCCTACCGCCTCGGGCACGCGGTGTCACTGGACGCCCTCAAAGAACTGGTGGACGGTGCGGCACGGGCGGTCAGGACCCGGGTGCCGGGCGCGGACATCGCCCCGTCCCGGATGCGGCAGTGCGACTGGTGGACCGGTCCGCGGCTGTTCGTCCTCGTCGACGACTACGACATGGTCGGCGGCGGCGGCCCCCTGAACCAGCCGTTCGGCCCGCTGATGGATCATCTGGCGCTGGGCTACGAGGTGGGGATGCACCTGGTGGTGGCCCGCTCGGCGGCGGGCGCGGGACGCGGCCTGAACGATCCGCTGCTGCGCCGCATGCTGGAGGTCAACACCCCGGG from Streptomyces sp. NBC_00654 includes the following:
- the eccCa gene encoding type VII secretion protein EccCa, producing MSTVLFRRPARRRGPDMPDGELSLQEPPVLPEVTPDSSAVWNYLPMALMSVSMVLMYMRPGGSRSGVFIYLALGMMAVSAAAMVLGQYVRRSSERKQRLNGERRDYLRYLRQVRRKARTAVAEQQRALAWRHPAPSTLWSLVGTSRLWERRPADEDFGEVRVAVGDQKLGLKLAPLSTKPVEDLEPLSAHALRSFTRAYSTVPRQPIAVYLRTWARVLFRGDQERIRGLARAMVAQLAVVHSPEDVWIAVCAADDRRADWEWVKWLPHNLHRAESDGAGAVRMVVTSVNELDELLGPEFAERPPFDPEARAGREEPYVVVVLDGVTLPGGHRADGPGFRNTVLLDLDSALTWRPGRSTLRLDVTDETLRLVRTDRERKEQLVLLGQPDTMAVPAAVSLAKRLAPYRMGVGREASEPMAADTELTALLGIADLHRHEPASLWRRRNRSERLRVPIAVGPGGTPVELDIKESAQGGTGPHGMLIGATGSGKSELLRTLVLALALTNSSETLNFVLVDFKGGATFLGLDELPHTSAVITNLADEVELVARMQDALHGELIRRQELLRSAGNYSSALEYEKARTDGAPLTPLPSLFVVVDEFSELLASHREFMELFVMIGRLGRSLGVHLLLASQRLDEGRMHQLESHLSYRIGLRTFSAMESRGVLGVPDAYELPPTPGSGFIKTGVEALTRFRAAYVSGPYRRRSGSEHQARVASQVVPWTSAWVVPRQIPELPPEEVEPERPEEESQSLLAVAVERMRDAGPPAHQVWLPPLTEPSALDETLGPLAPHPEYGLTNMELRGQLKAPVGIVDRPFDQRRDPLIVDLSAAGGHAGIAGGPQSGKSTLLRTLISALALTHTPREVQFYCLDFGGGTLAALAGLPHVGGVAARMDKERVGRVMAEVTAVLAHRERFFLEQGIDSMPTYRRRRAAGEFPDEAHGDVFLAVDGWSTVRQDYDQYLSTFNALAARGLNYGIHLLITTSRWVELTAAVRDQTGTRLELRMGDPMDSMIDVRKAATVPRVPGRGLTRDSKLHYLAALPRVDGRAGAGDLSDGVADLVARVSEHWPGPPAPPVRMLPTLLPASELPPAGDDALRIPLGVEEETMGTLWHDFSATPHLIVVGDTESGKTNLLRLAAKAITERYTPAEARIMVVDYRRELVEAVPDAYRLGHAVSLDALKELVDGAARAVRTRVPGADIAPSRMRQCDWWTGPRLFVLVDDYDMVGGGGPLNQPFGPLMDHLALGYEVGMHLVVARSAAGAGRGLNDPLLRRMLEVNTPGILLSCPPTEGFVFGNVKGRNLIPGRGTRITRRKSIDIQTALADQGAP